Proteins co-encoded in one Sebastes umbrosus isolate fSebUmb1 chromosome 20, fSebUmb1.pri, whole genome shotgun sequence genomic window:
- the twnk gene encoding twinkle protein, mitochondrial has translation MMWRNLLLRGTTCVLQVATPRFLHQRHFPSLCVRHLTQRLLHRPPSGLELKDYFLAHSGTRAYKKDAKSTVEFPVSPITVTDIKQYLRSKYIPFHDGYSCLHIPSFFVDPSSRGDSFSLFVDKTTGQFLCKDTLVEGSWEDLQDCLEVMQKEEQDVLSPHVLLGYPESVEEQDERERELREVQRIWSSSVPFTDLPEDEVQLIKTMFQITKVSNATLKRFGVRLFKPTKSLVFPWLGGPDSSLKGVKLISAQSTDTDKVIYNEATVPKSNSYYNLFGLPLVGRMDTEVVLTGHELDTLAVSQATGLPSVALPRGVSCLPPILLPYLEQFKRVTLWLGDDIRSWEASKIFSRKLGLRRCSLVRPGEYRPCPVEALAQGKNFSQIIKSSIPAAHKSIVSFKQLRDDVYGELVNKEQVAGVKWIRFPELNRILKGHRKGELTVFTGPTGSGKTTFISEVALDLSMQGVNTLWGSFEINNVRLAKIMLTQFAMQRLEENLEQYDFWADKFEELPLYFMTFHGQQNIKTVLDTMQHAVYMYDINHVIIDNLQFMMGQENLSVDKFAVQDHIIGAFRKFATNSSCHVTLIIHPRKEEDDKELQTASIFGSAKASQEADNVLILQEKKLVTIPGRRSLQVTKNRFDGDVGIFPLDFLKSSLTFAAPIKGKHKLRKVAGKPENEDVEESSEVVATVKKEEVKKEKAAKKTPQTSKNPATGNESMQK, from the exons ATGATGTGGAGGAACTTGCTGCTGAGGGGCACCACCTGTGTCTTGCAGGTGGCAACCCCGAGGTTTCTCCACCAAAGACACTTTCCATCCCTCTGTGTGAGACATCTCACCCAGAGGCTCCTTCACAGGCCTCCCAGTGGTTTAGAGCTTAAAGACTACTTCCTGGCACACAGTGGGACCAGGGCTTATAAAAAGGATGCCAAGTCTACTGTAGAGTTTCCTGTGAGTCCCATTACAGTGACAGACATCAAGCAGTATCTACGCTCCAAATACATCCCCTTCCACGATGGCTACAGCTGCCTCCACATCCCCAGCTTCTTTGTGGATCCGTCCTCCAGAGGGGACAGCTTCTCCTTGTTCGTGGACAAAACCACGGGGCAGTTTCTGTGTAAAGACACGCTGGTGGAAGGGAGCTGGGAGGATCTCCAGGACTGTCTGGAGGTGATGCAGAAGGAGGAGCAGGACGTCCTCAGCCCTCACGTGCTGCTGGGATACCCAGAGAGTGTGGAAGAGCAggacgagagggagagagagctgagGGAGGTGCAGAGGATCTGGTCCAGCTCTGTGCCCTTCACCGACCTCCCCGAGGACGAGGTTCAGCTCATTAAAACCATGTTCCAG ATCACAAAGGTCTCCAATGCAACACTCAAGAGGTTTGGCGTAAGGCTCTTCAAGCCTACCAAGAGTCTTGTTTTCCCTTGGCTTGGTGGACCTGACTCCTCCCTGAAGGGGGTGAAGCTTATCTCCGCTCAAAGCACAGACACTGACAAAGTTATTTATAATGAAGCTACAGTCCCAAAGAGTAATTCGTACTACAACTTGTTTGGCCTCCCCCTGGTGGGCCGTATGGACACAGAGGTGGTGCTGACCGGACATGAGCTGGACACTCTGGCTGTGAGCCAGGCCACAGGACTCCCCAGCGTGGCTCTCCCACGCGGAGTCAGCTGCCTCCCACCGATCCTGCTGCCTTACCTGGAACAGTTCAAGCGAGTGACGCTGTGGCTGGGAGACGACATTCGCTCCTGGGAGGCATCGAAGATCTTCTCACGCAAGCTGGGTCTGAGGCGCTGCTCGCTGGTGCGGCCCGGGGAGTACCGGCCTTGTCCCGTGGAGGCGCTGGCCCAGGGGAAGAACTTCAGCCAGATCATCAAATCCTCCATCCCTGCCGCCCACAAGTCCATAGTGTCCTTCAAGCAGCTCAGAGATGACGTGTACGGGGAGCTGGTGAACAAGGAGCAGGTGGCTGGAGTGAAGTGGATCAGGTTTCCAGAGCTCAACAGGATCCTGAAGGGACACCGCAAGGGAGAGCTGACTGTTTTCACAG GTCCTACTGGCAGTGGGAAGACCACCTTCATCAGCGAGGTTGCTCTGGACCTCAGCATGCAGGGCGTCAACACGTTGTGGGGCAGCTTTGAGATCAACAACGTGCGTCTGGCGAAGATCATGCTGACGCAGTTTGCCATGCAGAGGCTGGAGGAAAACCTGGAGCAGTACGACTTCTGGGCCGACAAGTTTGAAGAGCTGCCACTCTACTTCATGACTTTCCACGGGCAGCAGAACATCAA GACGGTGCTGGACACAATGCAACACGCTGTCTACATGTATGACATCAACCATGTCATCATCGACAACCTGCAGTTCATGATGGGGCAGGAAAACCTCTCAGTAGACAA GTTTGCAGTGCAGGACCACATTATCGGAGCATTCAGGAAGTTTGCCACCAACAGCAGCTGCCACGTCACTCTGATCATTCACCCcaggaaagaggaggatgacAAAGAACTGCAAACAGCGTCCATCTTTGGTTCAGCAAAG GCCAGCCAAGAAGCCGACAACGTCCTCATCCTGCAGGAGAAGAAGCTGGTGACGATTCCCGGCCGCCGGTCCCTGCAGGTGACCAAGAACCGCTTCGACGGCGACGTGGGCATCTTCCCTCTGGATTTCCTCAAGTCTTCGCTCACGTTCGCAGCTCCCATCAAGGGCAAGCACAAGCTGAGGAAGGTCGCCGGCAAGCCAGAAAACGAGGATGTCGAAGAGAGCAGCGAGGTGGTGGCGACGGTGAAGAAGGAAGAGGTTAAAAAAGAGAAAGCGGCCAAAAAGACTCCACAAACTAGTAAGAATCCTGCAACTGGAAATGAAAGCATGCAGAAGTAA
- the mrpl43 gene encoding 39S ribosomal protein L43, mitochondrial — protein MTARGTPSRFLRSVLQNGVGRYVCQLKRVSIIFSKNAQSSLGVREFIEEGVVDYANKNPSTVVYVTPRSCRIPKIVAEYLNGNVREEIVTCKTSPQILELLTKMTNQSGLDIIRIRKPFHTDNPSIQGQWHPFTNRPPSIGPIRPQ, from the exons ATGACGGCCAGAGGAACACCGAGTCGCTTCCTGAGGTCTGTTCTTCAGAACGGAGTCGGTCGTTATGTCTGTCAGCTGAAGCGAGTCTCCATCATCTTCTCTAAGAACGCTCAGAGCTCGCTGGGAGTCAG GGAGTTCATTGAAGAGGGGGTCGTGGATTATGCCAATAAGAACCCTTCAACTGTCGTGTATGTGACTCCTCGGTCATGCAGGATACCCAAAATAGTTGCAGAATACT TAAACGGCAACGTGAGGGAAGAAATCGTCACATGCAAAACGTCTCCGCAGATTTTAGAGCTTTTAACCAAGATGACCAATCAGTCCGGTCTGGACATCATCCGCATCCGCAAGCCCTTCCACACAGACAACCCCAGCATCCAGGGCCAGTGGCACCCATTCACCAACCGGCCCCCGTCCATCGGTCCCATCAGACCACAGTAA